In Streptomyces pluripotens, the genomic window CGGAGGCCTTCGAGGCCTACGCCCGGCTAATCGGCGGTACCGGTCCCACCAGCGAACACGCCTGGGCCGCGTGCCCCGGCCCGGGCACGGAGGCCGTCGCCGTTCCTCCCGCCCCGACGCAGCGCAGCGGCGCCGAGTCGCTGCGCGCCTTCCGCGCCGGGGCCTCGCCCGGTGCCCTTCGGCTGGCCGTCTACTTCGCCGCGGCCCCGCTCACCCTTCCGGTGATGCAGCTGGTCCAGCGGGCCATGCTGCCCGACACCGGTCCCATGGAACTGGCCGAAGTGTTGCTGGGCGGCCTGCTCCGGCAGCTCCCCGGCACCGCGGACCAGCCCTGCTTCGTCTACCCGGGCCGGGTGCAGGACCTGCTGTTGGCCTCCCTCGACCAGGACACCGCCGCACTCGTCCTCAAACACTGTTCGGCCTACGTGGAACGGCACTTCGGTAGGGGCACCCGCAACTTCGCCGCGCTCGCCGCGGCCCGGCTCGCCGACCAGGACCCGGCCGCCGGCACCGGCGACCTGCCCGACGACTCCGGGCCGCAGCACACCGGCAGTATGGAGGCCGAGCTGTTCGCCCGTGTTCCCGCCCGCGTCCTGCGCTTCTACCTGCCGGGACTGAACCCCGCCGACCCGCTCACCGAGGCCGAGCACCTGCTCGACCAGTGGCACCAACTCGCCGATCCGGAGGCGCTGCGCCGAGCCCGGGAGCAGGCCCGCGCCGCGATGGACGCTGTGGCCGCCGCCCGCATCGCTCCTGCGGCTCCCGGGGCCGGACCGGACATCGCCGCTGGAGTCCGGGCCCACCTCGTGCTCGGCCGGGTGCTGCGCGCGCAGGCCGGTACGGCCGCCGTGCGCACCCGGGGTCGACGTGCCGAGCTGTTGCGCGAGGCGGTGGGCGAACTCGCCAGGGCCCATGCCGCGGCCCCGGTCGGCAGTCGCGAACGAGCCGATGCCGCGCTCGAACTGGCCTCCTGCAGGCGGGAGCTGTGGCAGCACACGGCGGAGGCGGACCAACTCGCCGCCGCCCTGGAGCCCCTGGACCCGGACAGCTCGCCGTGGCCGAGGGTGGCCGAGCGGGCGCGGGATTGGGTCCGTGGACGTCCCAGCAGCCCCGACGGGAGCCTCGCACCGGGCCCGGTGGGCCGTTCCGGCTCCGCCCCGTCCGATTCGGTCCGCTCCGCGGACCACTCTGGCCAGGCGGGCTCCGGGGACCGCCCGGATCACGGGGATCGTGGGGACCCCGGAGGGCACGGGACCCCTGCCGAGCCCGGCTCCCGGGATTCTGCCGCCGATGTTCCCTGGGAGACGACCGTCCATCGCGCCCGCCTCCTCCTGCGGGGCCGGATCCTGCTCGACCTGCGGCACCCCGGGGCGGCCATCGCGGAACTCCGGGAAGGATGTGCTCTGCTGGCGGCCGAGGAAGCCGATGATGGCGTGCTGGCGCCGGCCCTGTTGGATCTTGCGCGGGCGCTGCGCGGTGCCGGCGCCGAAGACGCCGAGACGCGGGAAGCGCTGCTGGGCGCCCAGCGGGCTGCGGGGGAGGAGCCCTCGCTGTTGCTGCCCTGCCTCGCCGCGCTGGCGGACTTCCACGACAGTCGGGGCGAACATCCGGCGACCGACGCGGCGTACCAGCGGGCCGCCCGGCTCGCGCCCGGCGACGGTGCGCTACGTGCCCGACTGCTCACTGCCTGGGGGGAGTCACTGCTCGGCCGGGCATCCGTGCAGGACGGTGCGGGCATCGTGGACCGGGCCGAGTACGTGCTGCGCGAGGCACTGAACTCGCTGCCCGCACGGTCCGCGGAGCGGGGGCGGCTGCAGGCTCTCGTGGGTAGCGCCCTCGCCCAGCGGTTCCGCCACCTCGGCTTCCTGCCCGACCTGTTCGAGAGCCGACACCTACTGGGCCAATCCCTGCGTGCCGCTGCTGACGCGGTCGTGCGGGCTGAGGCCTGGCTGCAGTTGGGCCGGGTGCGACTGGAGGGCTGGCAGCGCGCCGGGGCACCGGTGCTGAGGGAGGCCCTGCAAGCGTACGAGAACGCCGAACGGGAAGCTCAGGCCGCCCACGGTGACGATCCCGGCTCGGTCACGGCGGCCCGTGCGCGTCACGGGAGTGGGGCGGTGCTCGCGCTGATGGGGCGGCCGGAGGCGGCCCGGGTCGCGTTCCAGGGAGCCCTGGAGCTGTGGTACCGGCTGACCGCGGCGCTGCGAGAGGTGGACTGGGCGGACGTGCAGTCCACCCGGCAGGCGGTCGAGGAGTTCACGGGGGAGGTGACGCGGTCGGGCGCGGCACCGGGAATGCCGGAGTCGGAGTGGGCGCGGCTCGCCCCGCCGTGGTTTCCGTGGGCCGAGCAGCGGGACCGGCGGGCAAACGAACCGGCCCGTATTTGACCGGAGTTGATCGACTTGGGGTTTCTGGTTCGTGCACCTCGGGAAGAACTGGGCAGCTGTTATGGCCGTGCGGGGCGGGCGTAGGCAGGGAGGAGCCGAGGTGGCGCAGCAGAGGAAAGGAGCGACGGGTCCCGGGGAGGGAATCGTGCGGACCGTGCTCCCGGCCGACCTCACCGATGTCGACCTGCGGACTTTGCGCGCCATGGAGGATCCGGACCTGATGACGGCCGTGGTCCGTGTGCTGTACGAGGCCGGTGCGGCCACAGAGGTCTGGTATGTCAGTGAGGACCCGCCCACGCGAATGACGGGGGCTGCCGACCGAATGTTTCCGGCCGGACTCGCCGGCGCGGACCGGAGTGAGGACACCCGGGGATGACCTCGGTGATCGTGTCCTCGCACGTCTTCAGGGACTTGGCCGGGACGCGACCCACGGCAGAGGGCTCCGTGCTCCTGCGCGCCGCACTCCACGCGCGTCGCATGGTGCTTCTCAAGGCGCTCCTGGTCCGTGTCGAGGAACGGCGCGCTTCGCTGAGCGCGGCGGCCCGGCGGCGGTTCGAGGAGGACTGGGCGCTGCTGGAGCACGCGGAACGGACCGACCCGGCCGCTGTCCGGGAGGTCGTCGACTATCCGATCACCGGCGCCTGGCTCGCGGACGTGCTCGGCGTTCCCGAGGGCCCCGGGTTCGAGGGGCGCCTGGCTCACCTGAGCGGGGTGGCCGTCGCGGCAGCCGTCCGCGCGGGCTGTCCTGCCGACCGCACGCTCGACGTGCCCCCCGGCCGTTTCATGTTGCCCGGCCTCGGCAGTGTGGACTGTCCTTCCGGGCGCCTGCGCCTGCACGGCGAGGACGGCCGTACCCGCATCGCGGACGCCTCGGGCTGCGTCGACGTGGCCTTCACCCGGCCGCAGCCCGGTGCGCACCGCCCGGCCGGCCGCGGTCCCGGCTGGTCCGGTTTGTGCGAGCTGCCCGGAAGCCCCGCGGTTCTCGACGACCTGGACCCCTACCGTGTGCCGGCCGACGGGATAGGCCCCGAGCGGCTGCCCGCCGCCGTCCGTGTGCGCGCCGCCCACCGGCGATGGGCCGAGCGCTGGCCCGCGGCCCGGGCCCTGCTGGCGGCCACCGATCCCGGCCGGGCCGAGGAGACCGCCGCGATCCTGCGTGCCGTGGTGCCGCTGGCGGACCAGCCACGGCCGGGCGGGGTCGCGATGACCGCGACCCTGCGGGCCGCTCCGGGGGCGATGGTCTGTCAGCTCCCGGCCGACACCCGGGGCCTGGCGGAGTCCCTGGTGCACGAGGCCCACCACACGAAGCTGGCGGTTCTGCACGAGCTGGTGCCGCTCTACCGCGCGGCCGGCACCGCCCGTCACCGGGTCGGATGGCGGCCGGACCCGCGCCCGGTCCCCGGTGTGCTGCAGGGCGCGTACGCCCATCTGGCGCTGACGGACCTGTGGGCGCGGGCCCGCAGCGCCCGGGTGGACGACCAGAGGTGGCGCGCCCGGGCCGAACACCGGTTCGGATTCTTTCGGGGTCAGGTCGGCGAAGCCTTGTCCATCCTGCGCGAGTCCGATGAACTGACCTTTGCAGGACAGGAGTTCGTCCGAGAAATGGGCAGCCACCAGGTGCGGCTGGGCCGGGCGGTCCGTCGTTCCAGGTGACAGTTCGTGGGTAGTCGGTTGCGCTACGTTATGCAGGCGCCGTCCGGGAGTGCGACGGGCGCGGGAACAGGGAGCGACGATGGTGGAACAGCGGCGGTCGAGCGGGGACGGTACCGGGGCACCCGAACACTTCCTGGTGGTCTTCCCGGGCTACCACCGCTCATGGGCGGCCTGGATCGTCCATGCCCTGGAACGCCACGGCCACCGGGCGACCCTCCAGCGGTGGGACCCGCCGCGCGAGGTGGCACTGGAGGACTCGCTGGGTGACCTGCTGCTCTCCAGCGGGCGGGTGCTGCTCGTGCTCGACGACTGGTTCTTCGAACTCGGCCCGCGTCCCCCGGGCGAGTGGAACGACGCGCTGCGCGGCTTCGTCGCCGCGCACGCGGACCGGTTCGCCGCCGTCAACCTCACCAACCGGCCGCTGCTCCCCGCCACCGCCGTCCTCGAACCGGCCAGCCTGTGGGGATTGAGCGAGGAAGCGGCGGAGGAACGCCTGCTGAGCCGGCTCGGCCTGGAACGCCGGCGCACCCCGAAGACCATGCCCACACGGGTGCGGTACCCGGAGACCCGCTGCGAGATCTGGGGTGAGGTGCCGCGCCGCAACCCGCGCTTCACCGGCCGCGATGACCTGCTCACCGACCTCCACCAGCGCCTCTCCGACGCCGAGCGCGGCGCCTCCTCCTGCACGTTGCTCGGCATGTCCGGCATCGGCAAGACCCAGCTCGCCGCCGAGTACGCACATCGCTTCAGCACCGACTACGACCTGGTGTGGTGGGTCAACTCCGACGACCGCAACATCCAGCGCGACCGTTTCGGTGAACTCGCCGTGGAACTAGGCCTGTCCATCGGAAGCGAGCCCGGCGAGCGCATCCGCGCGGTCCGGGACGCCCTGAGGCGCGGCGAGCCGTACTCCAACTGGCTGATCATCTTCGACGGCTGGGACGACCCCGAGGGAGTCAACGCCCTACTGCCGCAGGGCTCAGGCCATGTCCTGGTCACCTCCCGGAACCGGGCTTGGAGCGAGTACACCGAGGTCCTGGAGGTACCGGCCTTCCTGCGCGCCGAGTCGACCAGCTATCTGATGCGTCGGGCCACCCACATCACCGCGGCCGAGGCGGACGAGGTCGCCGCCGAGTTCGGTGACGTACCGCTGCCGCTGGTGCAGGCCGCCTCCTGGCTCGGTGAGTCCGGCATGGACGTGGCCGAGTACCTCCGGATGGTCCGTGAACGCAGGCTCTCCACCGTGGACGAACCGGCCACCGGTGAGGGCTTCCCGCAGTCGTCCATGACGTCCTGGTCGATACTGCTCAACCGGCTGCGCCGTTCCCAACCCCAGGCTATCGAAGTGCTCGGGCTGTGCACGTCCTTCGCCCCGGGCCGCATTCCGCTCGGCCTGATCCGCGCCTACCCGCAGACGGACCTCCCTGAGGAACTCCGCTGGATGGCCACCGACCTGCCCGCCTGGACCCGGTCCCTGGACACCCTGGTCAACTACTCCGTGCTCACCCGCGAGACTCGCGGCCCGCTCGGCGCGGAGATGGGTCCGCACCAGGAGTCGGTGCACATGCACCGGCTCGTCCACGACATCGTCTCCAAGCTGACCAGCGAGGACAGCCACGCCCTGCACCGCAGGGCGGTCCGCACCCTGCTCGCGGAAGCCGACCCGGGCAACGCCGTGGACAGCAGGAACTGGCCCCGGTACGCGGAACTGCTGCCGCACCTGGAACCCTCCGGCGCGCTGACCAGCAGCCAGCGTCGGGTGCAGACCACCGTGCTGAACTGCCTTCGGTACTGCTTGCGCAGCGGCGAGTACAACAGCGGTCTGGAGCTGGCCCGGAAGGTCCGCGACAACTGGTCGCGGACGATGGACCCACTGGCCCAGCCGCTGCTCGACCTGACCAACCAGGAGAGCTACATCATGCGGGCCAGCGGCCGGTTCCGCGAGGCCTACGAACTAGACCGGGCGGTCCTGGAGAAACTCCAGCACACCTCCCCACGCGACGAGGTGGCGGAGCTGGTCACCCAGGGTTCCCTGGCGGGCAGCCTGCGCTATCTGGGCCGGTATCAGGAGGCCTACGACCTGCAGAAGAAGGTGCTGGAAGGCAACGAGCGACTGCTCGGTCCGGACGAGGTGGACACGCTCGTGGCCCGGCACAACCTGGGTGTGAGCCTGCGGCTGCGCGGCCGGTACGCGGAGGCGTTCGAACTCGACCTGGAGACCCTGGCCCGGCGCGAGAACGTCTTGCGCACCCGGCACATCAACACGCTCAAGTCCGGTAGTGCGGTCGCGCACGACCTGCGTCTCCTGGGCCGCTACCGTGATGCCCTCGCCCGGCAGGAACCAGTGGTCCGGCTCCACGTCCAGGTACTCGGACCGCAGCATCCGCAGACCCTTGAGGCACGGGTCCAGCTGGCGATGTGCCGGCGCCGGGAGAGCGCGCTCAACCCGGATGTGGGGCCCTCGATGGCCGCCCTCTTGGAACAGCTGGCACAGCTGCACGGCCGCGGACACCACCGCACCCTGGCGTTCATCAACAACTACGGAAACTTCCTCAGGGAGCACGGCGATCTCAGCCAGTCCCGGGACCTCATCGACGAGGCCGAGGCCGGCTACCGCTCCCTCCTCGGTCCGGCCCACCCCGTCACCACCGGCATGCTCACCAACACCGGCCTCGTCATGCAGGCGGCGGGCGAACGCGCCGGAGCGATGTCGATGTTCGAGTCCGCGCTGGCGGGGCTGACCGCCACCCTCGGTCCCGACCATCCCTGGGTGCTGGGCTGTGCACTGAACGCGGCGAGCGCTCGGAACTTCAACGGCCGCATCGCCGATGCCCTGGACCTCAGCCGGGACACACTGCGCCGGGCCCGGCACACCTTGGGCGACCAACACCCGCTCACCCTGTCCTGCCAGGTGGCGCTCGCTGCCGACCTGCGGGCCTTCCGAGAGCAGGAGGAGGCCGGGAAACTGGAGGAGGACGGCCTGCTCGGACTCACCCGTACCCTGGGCGCTCAGCACCCGCACACCATCTCCGCCCGCCAGCGCACGCGACCCCATTGGGACTTCGAGGCCTACCTGGGCTGACACCCGCACGGCAAGGGCCCGGCCCCGAGTTCCACTGGAACTCGGGGCCGGGCCCTTGCCGTGCGACGTTCCGGAGGCTACGCCTCGAACACCTCACGCGCCAGCTGCTCCTGCTCGGCCTGGTGGCGCTTGGCGGAGCCCACGGCCGGGGACGAGGAGTGCGGGCGGGAGATCCGGCGCAGGCGTTCGCCGTGCGGGACGTCCGCCCCGACCGCCAGGTCCAGGTGGTCGATCAGGTTGAGCGCGATGAACGGCCAGGCACCCTGGTTGGCCGGCTCCTCCTGGGCCCAGAGGTACTTCTCCGCGTTCGGGTACTTCTTGATCTCCTCCTGGAGCTCGGCACCCGGCAGCGGGTACAGGCGCTCGATGCGGATGATCGCCGTATCGGTGGCGCCGCGCTTCTTCCGCTCCGCCTCCAGGTCGTAGTAGACCTTGCCGGCGCAGAAGACGACCTTGCGGACCGTGGCCGGGTCGACCGAATCGTCGCCGATGACCGGGCGGAACTGGCCGTTCGTGAACTCCTCCGCCTTCGAGGCAGCGGCCTTCAGACGCAGCATCGACTTCGGGGTGAAGACGACCAGCGGCTTGTGGTGCGGGTTGTGCACCTGCCACCGCAGGAGGTGGAAGTAGTTCGACGGGAGCGTGGGCATCGCCACCGTCATGTTGTTCTGCGCGCACAGCTGGAGGAAGCGTTCGGGGCGCGCGGACGAGTGGTCCGGTCCCTGGCCCTCGTATCCGTGCGGGAGCAGCAGGACCACGCCGGAGGTCTGGCCCCACTTCTGCTCGGCCGAGGTGACGAATTCGTCCACGACCGTCTGGGCGCCGTTGACGAAGTCGCCGAACTGCGCCTCCCACATCACCAGCGCGTCGGGGCGGGCCAGCGAGTAGCCGTACTCGAAGCCCATCGCCGCGTACTCGGAGAGCAGGGAGTTGTAGACGTTCAGGCGGGCCTGGTCGTCGGAGAGGTACTGCAGCGGGGTGTACTCCTCGCCGGTCTCCCGGTCGATCAGCACCGCGTGGCGCTGGCCGAAGGTGCCACGCTGGGAGTCCTGGCCGGCCAGTCGGACCGGAGTGCCCTCCAGCAGCAGGGAGCCGACGGCGAGGGTCTCGCCCATGCCCCAGTCGATCGTGCCGTCCTCGACCATCGATGCACGGCGCTGCAACTGCGGCTGCAGGCGCGGGTGGACGGTGATGTGGTCGGGCACGTTGACCTGGGACTCGGCGATCCGCTTGACGACCTCCGAGGAGACCGCGGTCGGGACCGTCACCGGGAAGCCGTCCTGGGGTACCGGCACGCTGCCGGAGAGCGGCTGCGAGGTTGCCTCGCGGACCTCCGTGAAGACCTTCTCCAGCTGGCCCTGGTAGTCCTGAAGTGCCTGCTCGGCCTCGTCCAGAGTGATGTCGCCACGACCGATCAGGGACTCGGTGTAGAGCTTGCGCACCGAGCGCTTCTTGTCGATCAGGTCGTACATCAGCGGCTGGGTGAAGGCCGGGTTGTCCGACTCGTTGTGACCGCGGCGGCGGTAGCAGATGAGGTCGATCACCACGTCCTTGTTGAACGCCTGGCGGAACTCGAAGGCGAGCCGCGCCACGCGTACGACGGCCTCGGGGTCGTCGCCGTTGACGTGGAAGATCGGCGCCTCGATCATGCGGGCCACGTCCGTGGCGTACATGGAGGAACGCGAGGACTCGGGGGCCGCGGTGAAGCCGACCTGGTTGTTGATGACGATGTGGACCGTGCCGCCGGTGCGGTAGCCGCGCAGCTGCGACATGTTCAGGGTCTCGGCCACCACGCCCTGGCCCGCGAAGGCCGCGTCGCCGTGGATCGCCACCGGTAGGACGGTGAAGTCCGTGCCGCCCTTGTTGATGATGTCCTGCTTGGCGCGGGCGACACCCTCCAGGACCGGGTCGACGGCCTCCAGGTGGGAGGGGTTGGCGACCAGCGAGACCTTGATCTGCTCGCCGTCCAGGCCGGTGAAGGTGCCCTCGGCGCCCAGGTGGTACTTCACGTCGCCGGAGCCGTGCATCGACTTCGGGTCGAGGTTGCCCTCGAACTCGCGGAAGATCTGCGCGTAGGACTTGCCGACGATGTTCGCGAGAACGTTCAGCCGGCC contains:
- the fxsT gene encoding FxSxx-COOH system tetratricopeptide repeat protein, producing the protein MVEQRRSSGDGTGAPEHFLVVFPGYHRSWAAWIVHALERHGHRATLQRWDPPREVALEDSLGDLLLSSGRVLLVLDDWFFELGPRPPGEWNDALRGFVAAHADRFAAVNLTNRPLLPATAVLEPASLWGLSEEAAEERLLSRLGLERRRTPKTMPTRVRYPETRCEIWGEVPRRNPRFTGRDDLLTDLHQRLSDAERGASSCTLLGMSGIGKTQLAAEYAHRFSTDYDLVWWVNSDDRNIQRDRFGELAVELGLSIGSEPGERIRAVRDALRRGEPYSNWLIIFDGWDDPEGVNALLPQGSGHVLVTSRNRAWSEYTEVLEVPAFLRAESTSYLMRRATHITAAEADEVAAEFGDVPLPLVQAASWLGESGMDVAEYLRMVRERRLSTVDEPATGEGFPQSSMTSWSILLNRLRRSQPQAIEVLGLCTSFAPGRIPLGLIRAYPQTDLPEELRWMATDLPAWTRSLDTLVNYSVLTRETRGPLGAEMGPHQESVHMHRLVHDIVSKLTSEDSHALHRRAVRTLLAEADPGNAVDSRNWPRYAELLPHLEPSGALTSSQRRVQTTVLNCLRYCLRSGEYNSGLELARKVRDNWSRTMDPLAQPLLDLTNQESYIMRASGRFREAYELDRAVLEKLQHTSPRDEVAELVTQGSLAGSLRYLGRYQEAYDLQKKVLEGNERLLGPDEVDTLVARHNLGVSLRLRGRYAEAFELDLETLARRENVLRTRHINTLKSGSAVAHDLRLLGRYRDALARQEPVVRLHVQVLGPQHPQTLEARVQLAMCRRRESALNPDVGPSMAALLEQLAQLHGRGHHRTLAFINNYGNFLREHGDLSQSRDLIDEAEAGYRSLLGPAHPVTTGMLTNTGLVMQAAGERAGAMSMFESALAGLTATLGPDHPWVLGCALNAASARNFNGRIADALDLSRDTLRRARHTLGDQHPLTLSCQVALAADLRAFREQEEAGKLEEDGLLGLTRTLGAQHPHTISARQRTRPHWDFEAYLG
- a CDS encoding aKG-HExxH-type peptide beta-hydroxylase: MTSVIVSSHVFRDLAGTRPTAEGSVLLRAALHARRMVLLKALLVRVEERRASLSAAARRRFEEDWALLEHAERTDPAAVREVVDYPITGAWLADVLGVPEGPGFEGRLAHLSGVAVAAAVRAGCPADRTLDVPPGRFMLPGLGSVDCPSGRLRLHGEDGRTRIADASGCVDVAFTRPQPGAHRPAGRGPGWSGLCELPGSPAVLDDLDPYRVPADGIGPERLPAAVRVRAAHRRWAERWPAARALLAATDPGRAEETAAILRAVVPLADQPRPGGVAMTATLRAAPGAMVCQLPADTRGLAESLVHEAHHTKLAVLHELVPLYRAAGTARHRVGWRPDPRPVPGVLQGAYAHLALTDLWARARSARVDDQRWRARAEHRFGFFRGQVGEALSILRESDELTFAGQEFVREMGSHQVRLGRAVRRSR
- a CDS encoding SAV_2336 N-terminal domain-related protein, giving the protein MHLDELIGKLRQGGLQPTAEDVADALWLAQRLDDAGLPCDAAGPSTRAPSGRPGELSSGEPPSSEPPDSLTPPGTAPRHTTPAGEAFVPLHTQGPTPRPAAASTAAPASFPVRAPAAGALPGLLGLEKALRALGRYRTASARDRDEQLDEEATADRAAASGILLPVTRPGRPRRCDVQLLMDTGPAMAVWGRLVEELRQACQQSGAFASVRVHRLYADDSGAPVVGTTAGPGRHTRLRPADELHDPTGRRITFVISDCVGPLWENGSAQRLLQTWPRTAPLAVVQPLPPRLWGRTALPAEPGRLVRAAEAGARLDFVPDDEPWDEPAHDARPVPVLQPVPEAFEAYARLIGGTGPTSEHAWAACPGPGTEAVAVPPAPTQRSGAESLRAFRAGASPGALRLAVYFAAAPLTLPVMQLVQRAMLPDTGPMELAEVLLGGLLRQLPGTADQPCFVYPGRVQDLLLASLDQDTAALVLKHCSAYVERHFGRGTRNFAALAAARLADQDPAAGTGDLPDDSGPQHTGSMEAELFARVPARVLRFYLPGLNPADPLTEAEHLLDQWHQLADPEALRRAREQARAAMDAVAAARIAPAAPGAGPDIAAGVRAHLVLGRVLRAQAGTAAVRTRGRRAELLREAVGELARAHAAAPVGSRERADAALELASCRRELWQHTAEADQLAAALEPLDPDSSPWPRVAERARDWVRGRPSSPDGSLAPGPVGRSGSAPSDSVRSADHSGQAGSGDRPDHGDRGDPGGHGTPAEPGSRDSAADVPWETTVHRARLLLRGRILLDLRHPGAAIAELREGCALLAAEEADDGVLAPALLDLARALRGAGAEDAETREALLGAQRAAGEEPSLLLPCLAALADFHDSRGEHPATDAAYQRAARLAPGDGALRARLLTAWGESLLGRASVQDGAGIVDRAEYVLREALNSLPARSAERGRLQALVGSALAQRFRHLGFLPDLFESRHLLGQSLRAAADAVVRAEAWLQLGRVRLEGWQRAGAPVLREALQAYENAEREAQAAHGDDPGSVTAARARHGSGAVLALMGRPEAARVAFQGALELWYRLTAALREVDWADVQSTRQAVEEFTGEVTRSGAAPGMPESEWARLAPPWFPWAEQRDRRANEPARI
- a CDS encoding multifunctional oxoglutarate decarboxylase/oxoglutarate dehydrogenase thiamine pyrophosphate-binding subunit/dihydrolipoyllysine-residue succinyltransferase subunit, with protein sequence MSPQSPSNPSISTDDHAGKNPAAAFGPNEWLVDEIYQQYLQDPNSVDRAWWDFFADYKPGAPATPTPAGTAAAGAAGTPVTASQAQPAPAPAAPAAPKPAVAAPSPAPAAKATPAPVKPAQPAPAPAQPKPKAAPAVQGPEGPELVTLRGPAAAVVKNMDASLEMPTATSVRAVPVKLLFDNRIVINNHLKRARGGKISFTHIIGYAMVQAIKAMPSMNWSYGVKDGKPTLIKPPHVNLGLAIDLVKPNGDRQLVVAAIKKAETLNFFEFWQAYEDIVRRARDGKLTMDDFTGVTVSLTNPGGLGTVHSVPRLMPSQSVIMGVGSMDYPAEFQGTSQDTLNKLGVSKVMTLTSTYDHRVIQGAASGEFLRQVANLLLGENGFYDDVFKALRIPYEPVRWLKDIDASHDDDVTKAARVFELIHSYRVRGHVMADTDPLEYSQRKHPDLDIVEHGLTLWDLEREFAVGGFSGKSMMKLRDILGVLRDSYCRTTGIEFMHIQDPRQRKWIQDRVERTHSKPEREEQLRILRRLNAAEAFETFLQTKYVGQKRFSLEGGESVIPLLDAVIDSAAESRLDEVVIGMAHRGRLNVLANIVGKSYAQIFREFEGNLDPKSMHGSGDVKYHLGAEGTFTGLDGEQIKVSLVANPSHLEAVDPVLEGVARAKQDIINKGGTDFTVLPVAIHGDAAFAGQGVVAETLNMSQLRGYRTGGTVHIVINNQVGFTAAPESSRSSMYATDVARMIEAPIFHVNGDDPEAVVRVARLAFEFRQAFNKDVVIDLICYRRRGHNESDNPAFTQPLMYDLIDKKRSVRKLYTESLIGRGDITLDEAEQALQDYQGQLEKVFTEVREATSQPLSGSVPVPQDGFPVTVPTAVSSEVVKRIAESQVNVPDHITVHPRLQPQLQRRASMVEDGTIDWGMGETLAVGSLLLEGTPVRLAGQDSQRGTFGQRHAVLIDRETGEEYTPLQYLSDDQARLNVYNSLLSEYAAMGFEYGYSLARPDALVMWEAQFGDFVNGAQTVVDEFVTSAEQKWGQTSGVVLLLPHGYEGQGPDHSSARPERFLQLCAQNNMTVAMPTLPSNYFHLLRWQVHNPHHKPLVVFTPKSMLRLKAAASKAEEFTNGQFRPVIGDDSVDPATVRKVVFCAGKVYYDLEAERKKRGATDTAIIRIERLYPLPGAELQEEIKKYPNAEKYLWAQEEPANQGAWPFIALNLIDHLDLAVGADVPHGERLRRISRPHSSSPAVGSAKRHQAEQEQLAREVFEA